In Hydractinia symbiolongicarpus strain clone_291-10 chromosome 4, HSymV2.1, whole genome shotgun sequence, the following proteins share a genomic window:
- the LOC130642206 gene encoding ras-related protein Rab-12-like: MVVIGSEGCGKTSILRRFAGDTFYEYKKNPDTCTFSTMMYFEVHNHTIEVYTNITELLMIKCNTTLQSANGYILVYEYGNEESFKYMWDKMIELKKRRKENVIILCNKFDQYNTWDSPKINGGLDTSIVLDYRHYFISAKTNRNIAKAFSDLAQKIISGF; encoded by the exons ATGGTTGTAATTGGCTCTGAAGGATGTGGAAAGACCAGCATCCTGCGTCGCTTTGCTGGAGATACTTTTTACGAATATAAGAAGAATCCTGATACTTGCACATTTTCAACAATGATGTACTTTGAAGTACACAATCATACAATAGAGGTGTACACAAATATAACTGAATTATTAATGATAAAATGTAACACAACTTTACAGTCAGCTAATGGGTACATCTTGGTTTATGAATATGGTAACgaagaaagtttcaaatataTGTGGGATAAAAtgattgaattaaaaaagagaagaaaagagAATGTGATAATTTTATGCAACAAATTTGATCAATATAATACATGGGACTCACCAAAAATAAATGGAGGTTTAGACACCAGTATTGTTTTAGACTACAGACACTATTTTATATCTGCGAAAACGAATAGAAATATTGCAAAAGCATTTAGTGATTTAGCTCAAAAGATTATATCAGG GTTCTAG